The DNA sequence CGCGCGCCGTTTGCCTGCTGCGCGAAACGCTTGCCCGCCATAGTGGTCTCGCGGACTTCGCGCTCGCGATGCAAGGACTTGGATCTGGCGCCATTTCGCTTGCCGGCAACGAAACGCAAAAACAGCACTATCTGCCGCGGGTGGCAAGCGGCGAGGCTATCGCGGCGTTTGCACTGACGGAACCGGACGCCGGCTCTGACGTTGCGGCGCTCGCGCTCAGTGCGCGTGAGGAAAATGATTCTTATGTGCTCGACGGCGAGAAGACGTGGATCTCAAACGGCGGCATCGCGGACTTTTACGTGGTGTTTGCGCGTACCGGCGAGGCGGCGGCCGCGCGTGGCATCAGCGCATTTATCGTCGATGCGGTTACCCCAGGACTACGCATTGCCGAGCGCCTCGATGTGATCGCGCCGCATCCTTTAGCGCGCCTTTCGTTCGAAAACGCGCGCGTGCCGCAAACCGCTTTATTGGGAAATCGCGGCGAAGGTTTCAAGCTTGCGATGCGCACGCTCGACATCTTCCGCACGTCCGTTGCGGCAGCGTCGCTAGGCTTCGCGCGGCGAGCCATGAGCGAAGGGATCGAACGCGCGGCGTCGCGCAAGATGTTCGGGCAGACGCTGGGCGACTTTCAATTGACGCAGGCGAAACTGGCGCACATGGCGCTCACTATCGACAGCTCCGCGTTGCTTGTTTATCGGGCGGCGTGGATGCGAGATTCCGGTAAATCGGTTACGCGTGAAGCTGCGCTGGCGAAGTGGCATGCGAGCGAGGGCGCTCAGCAGGTTATCGATGCGGCCGTGCAATTGTGGGGTGGCAGCGGCGTGCAAAGCGGTGCGGTGGTCGAGCAGCTGTATCGGGAGATCCGCGCGCTGCGCATCTATGAAGGCGCGACCGAAGTGCAGCAGTTGATTGTCGGGCGCGACCTGCTCAAGGCGCATGCGGCAAGGAACGCGTGATGGAAACATCGACCCATTTCGAGCGGCCGGTGCGCGTCCGTTTTTCGCATTGCGACCTTGCCGGCATCGTATTTTTCCCGCAGTACCTTGTGATGACCAACGCGCTTGTCGAGGACTGGTTCAACGAAGCACTCGACATCGACTACGGGGCGATGATGAGTAAGCGCCGCGTCGGCCTGCCGATCGTGAAGCTCGATTGCACGTTTTCAAAGCCAAGTCAGATGGGCGACACGCTTGTGCTGTCGCTGACACTTGATCGGATTGGTGCTCGTTCTGTCGGCATTGTGATTGACGCACGGTTGCATGGTGAAACGCGCTTTATTGCGCGTCAGGTGCTGGTGACAACCTCGCTTGAATCCGGAACGTCGATCGATATTCCCGACGACATACGCACCGCGTTGACGCGCTTCAACCCCGCAGCGCTAGCCGAAGTAAAAGACGAACTTAAGGACGAACTCAAGGAGACGCGGTCATGAAAAAAGCATTGCTCCCAGCCAACTGGGTCAAGCCGCGCGGATATGCAAATGGGGTTGCCGCGCGCGGCACGCAGGTCTTCGTAGCAGGACAGATTGGCTGGGACGCGCAAGGCCACTTCCAGAGCAGCGACTTCGCAGCACAAGCGCGCCAGGCGCTGGCCAACATAGTTGCGGTGCTCGACGCGGCAGGCGGGCGCCCGGAACATCTTGTGCGTTTAACCTGGTACGTGATCGACAAGCGTGAATACGTCGCTGCGCTGAGGGACGTAGGCAGTGCGTTTCGGGAACTGATCGGCAATTACGACATCGCGATGAGCGCTGTGCAAGTGGTCGCGCTCATTGAAGACGAAGCCAAGGTGGAGATCGAAGCCACCGCCGTTATTCCGGATTGACTAACGCCGCTTGTCTTGTCGTTAAGCTAGTCGCTTACTTCGTTGTACTCGGAGCTCATCATGGAATTATCGGCTCACGTCGATACGTTTTCCCGCGACAACCTGCCGCCGTCCAGCGAATGGCCGGAGTTTCTGCTCGACAACCCCGACGTCTCTTATCCGGTGCGCCTGAATTGCGCGGTCGAATTGCTCGACCGGATCATCGATGACCATCCGGAGCGCGAGCAGGGCGCGCGACCTGCGATCTGGTCCGACTTCGATGGCGCTCCGCACGCGACCACCTATAGCGAATTGCGGACGCGCGTGAACCAGACCGCGCACGTGCTGACCGGAGCGATGGGACTGGTGCCGGGTAACCGTATCCTGCTGCGCGGACCGAACACGCTGCACATGGCGATCGCGTGGCTTGCGTCGTTAAAGGCGGGGCTCGTGGTGGTGCCCACCATGCCGCTTTTGCGTGCCAAGGAGCTGAAGCAGATCATCGATAAAGCACAGGTCTCGGCGGCGCTATGCGACGCGCGTCTGGTCGATGAGCTCACGCAATGCAGCGATCCATCGAGCACATACTTTTGCGAAAACCTACTGCAAACAAAGCTCTTTCACGACGATGGCCCCGATTCCGTCGATACCATCGCCGCGCTTCAACCTGCCGACTATACAGCGGTCGATACCGCTGCGGACGACGTCTGCCTGATCGCGTTCACTAGCGGCACAACTGGAATGCCGAAGGGCTGCATGCACTTTCACCGCGATGTGATGGCGATGGGCGATCTGTTTCCGCGCCATATCCTAAAGCCCACCGCCGACGATATATTCTGCGGCACGCCGCCGCTCGCGTTCACGTTTGGGCTGGGTGGCTTGTTGTGCTTTCCGTTACGCGCAGGCGCATCGACGGTATTGATCGAGAAGTTGACGCCGGAGACGCTGCTGCAAGTGGTCGAGCGTTTTCGCGCAACCATCATGTTCACGGCACCGACGTTCTATCGGCAAATGGCGGGACTTGTTTCGCGTTTTGATTTATCGACGCTCGGAAAAAGTGTCTCCGCGGGCGAGGCGTTGCCCGACGCCACACGCAAGCTTTGGCGGCAAGCCACGGGTTTGCAAATGATCGATGGCATTGGCAGCACTGAAATGATCCACATCTTCGTGTCGACCGCCGAAGCGCAGGCGCGCGACCGGGCGATCGGGCGCGCTGTGCCAGGCTACGTAGTGCAGGCAGTGGATGACAATATGCAGCCCGTGCCCATTGGCGAGGTCGGCATGCTCGCGGTCAAAGGTCCGACCGGTTGCCGTTATCTGAGCGACCCGCGGCAGCATAAGTTTGTCCGCGATGGATGGAATCTTCCGGGCGATTCAGTGCGAATCGATGGCGATGGTTACGTCTATTATCAGTCCCGTGCCGACGACATGATTATCTCGGCGGGCTATAACATTTCGGGCCCGGAAGTAGAAAGCGCGCTGCTGATACATGAAGCGGTGGCAGAGTGCGGCGTGGTTAGCGTGGCCGATGACGAGCGCGGACAAATTGCCAAGGCATTTGTTGTTCTTAGCGCAGGATTTGTAGCGAGTGACGCGCTCGTGGTCCAGTTGCAGAACTTCGTGAAGGAACAGATCGCGCCGTATAAGTATCCGCGCGCGATCGAGTTTATTGACGCATTGCCTCGCACCGAGACGGGCAAGCTGAAGCGGTTTGCATTGCGGGCATTGGCGGCGTCCTGATATGAGCGGGTAAGCGAAAGCCGGGCTATCTACGCGGT is a window from the Burkholderia sp. PAMC 26561 genome containing:
- a CDS encoding acyl-CoA dehydrogenase family protein — protein: MANPQTSSPAFHDALTWPFFEERHRELGARVDAWASKHLGDTHANHSNVDAICRRLVRELGAAGWLRYGVGGTAYGGYGDTIDTRAVCLLRETLARHSGLADFALAMQGLGSGAISLAGNETQKQHYLPRVASGEAIAAFALTEPDAGSDVAALALSAREENDSYVLDGEKTWISNGGIADFYVVFARTGEAAAARGISAFIVDAVTPGLRIAERLDVIAPHPLARLSFENARVPQTALLGNRGEGFKLAMRTLDIFRTSVAAASLGFARRAMSEGIERAASRKMFGQTLGDFQLTQAKLAHMALTIDSSALLVYRAAWMRDSGKSVTREAALAKWHASEGAQQVIDAAVQLWGGSGVQSGAVVEQLYREIRALRIYEGATEVQQLIVGRDLLKAHAARNA
- a CDS encoding acyl-CoA thioesterase, coding for METSTHFERPVRVRFSHCDLAGIVFFPQYLVMTNALVEDWFNEALDIDYGAMMSKRRVGLPIVKLDCTFSKPSQMGDTLVLSLTLDRIGARSVGIVIDARLHGETRFIARQVLVTTSLESGTSIDIPDDIRTALTRFNPAALAEVKDELKDELKETRS
- a CDS encoding RidA family protein, with the translated sequence MKKALLPANWVKPRGYANGVAARGTQVFVAGQIGWDAQGHFQSSDFAAQARQALANIVAVLDAAGGRPEHLVRLTWYVIDKREYVAALRDVGSAFRELIGNYDIAMSAVQVVALIEDEAKVEIEATAVIPD
- a CDS encoding AMP-binding protein, encoding MELSAHVDTFSRDNLPPSSEWPEFLLDNPDVSYPVRLNCAVELLDRIIDDHPEREQGARPAIWSDFDGAPHATTYSELRTRVNQTAHVLTGAMGLVPGNRILLRGPNTLHMAIAWLASLKAGLVVVPTMPLLRAKELKQIIDKAQVSAALCDARLVDELTQCSDPSSTYFCENLLQTKLFHDDGPDSVDTIAALQPADYTAVDTAADDVCLIAFTSGTTGMPKGCMHFHRDVMAMGDLFPRHILKPTADDIFCGTPPLAFTFGLGGLLCFPLRAGASTVLIEKLTPETLLQVVERFRATIMFTAPTFYRQMAGLVSRFDLSTLGKSVSAGEALPDATRKLWRQATGLQMIDGIGSTEMIHIFVSTAEAQARDRAIGRAVPGYVVQAVDDNMQPVPIGEVGMLAVKGPTGCRYLSDPRQHKFVRDGWNLPGDSVRIDGDGYVYYQSRADDMIISAGYNISGPEVESALLIHEAVAECGVVSVADDERGQIAKAFVVLSAGFVASDALVVQLQNFVKEQIAPYKYPRAIEFIDALPRTETGKLKRFALRALAAS